Proteins encoded together in one Pseudomonadota bacterium window:
- a CDS encoding MFS transporter, whose amino-acid sequence MDDQKKKYRWIVFSACLAAFITMLDSYIVNIALPTISNDYHVGTGTVSGVSLYYLLFLTATLPLFGKLADRMGLKRIFLIGYAIFTIASLLCGYSLNIEMLFISRGLQGIGGAMLTICVYALIPAFIPEHLRGWAFGLMASSAALGITLGAPLGGIITGFVSWPWIFRINLPIGIAAIWIAIKMLPENRPSHAKPGGSLDLTGVILSFLIISGFLFALNKGSEFGWMSPAIIGSFIGASILLILFLRHEARQKEPLIDFRLYRIKSFLYSNLSAMMAFMFMAGSSFLLPFYLQTARGLTPQAAGLMILFYSLVYMSMGPVSGRLSDKMSARTLCMIAMAAGSGAAFFFSFLLGRDSFVPVVIYLSTLGVTFGLFISPNNRSLMGDIPQEHHGVASALYSTFSRLSITFGVCIFETIFSLFLPETGSGPLSSTASISQLMTGFRVCFFIGGWVFMAGLFFSSRYPVIAKPANAGKDGEHI is encoded by the coding sequence ATGGATGATCAGAAGAAAAAATACAGATGGATAGTGTTCAGTGCCTGCCTCGCCGCATTTATTACTATGCTCGACTCTTATATCGTGAATATTGCCCTGCCCACAATATCCAATGATTACCACGTGGGAACCGGCACGGTCTCTGGTGTTTCCCTGTACTACCTCCTCTTTTTGACGGCCACATTGCCTCTCTTTGGCAAGCTGGCCGACCGCATGGGTCTTAAGCGTATATTCCTCATAGGCTATGCGATCTTTACCATCGCCTCACTCCTCTGCGGCTATTCCCTCAATATAGAGATGCTCTTCATCTCAAGAGGTCTCCAGGGCATCGGAGGGGCCATGCTGACCATATGCGTCTATGCCCTTATCCCTGCCTTTATTCCCGAGCACCTGCGCGGTTGGGCCTTTGGCCTCATGGCCTCTTCCGCTGCCCTCGGCATTACCCTTGGCGCACCTCTGGGCGGTATTATAACGGGATTTGTCTCATGGCCCTGGATATTTCGCATCAATCTTCCCATCGGCATTGCGGCAATCTGGATTGCCATCAAAATGTTGCCTGAAAACAGACCTTCCCATGCCAAGCCCGGAGGAAGCCTGGATTTAACAGGGGTGATCCTCTCATTTCTCATCATAAGCGGGTTCCTCTTTGCCTTGAACAAAGGTAGTGAGTTCGGGTGGATGTCGCCCGCTATTATCGGTAGTTTTATTGGCGCTTCCATTCTTCTTATCCTCTTTCTCCGCCACGAAGCCAGACAGAAGGAACCCCTTATCGATTTCCGGCTCTATCGGATCAAGTCCTTCCTTTACTCCAACCTGTCTGCCATGATGGCCTTCATGTTTATGGCAGGAAGCTCCTTCCTCTTGCCTTTCTACCTCCAGACCGCACGGGGTCTCACCCCGCAGGCAGCCGGTCTCATGATCCTCTTCTATTCCCTCGTCTACATGTCTATGGGTCCTGTTTCAGGCAGACTGTCTGACAAAATGTCGGCTAGGACGCTTTGTATGATTGCCATGGCGGCAGGCTCCGGTGCAGCCTTCTTTTTCTCATTTCTGCTCGGCCGGGACAGCTTCGTTCCTGTGGTAATCTATCTTAGTACCCTGGGAGTAACCTTCGGACTCTTTATATCGCCGAATAACAGGTCGCTCATGGGAGACATCCCTCAGGAACATCACGGTGTTGCCTCTGCACTTTACAGCACTTTTAGTCGCCTCAGCATAACATTTGGCGTCTGTATTTTCGAAACGATTTTCTCCCTGTTTTTGCCGGAAACCGGGAGCGGTCCCCTGAGTAGTACTGCCAGCATATCCCAGTTGATGACAGGCTTCCGGGTCTGTTTTTTTATCGGAGGATGGGTTTTTATGGCAGGGCTATTTTTCTCCTCCCGTTATCCTGTAATCGCCAAACCTGCCAATGCCGGAAAGGATGGGGAACATATCTGA
- the menC gene encoding o-succinylbenzoate synthase has translation MLRDSEKEEAVMMEESFGRVDRIEVFILRVPLNFPFETSFGVQKEKEALIVRVDAGGVIGWGECVATYAPLFNYETTKTALHVIKEFLAPSLAKADTLAGVFSGFQLVRGHLMAKAALENALLDVLARQKGISLSVLLGGEKKTRIPSGISIGIAKDIPALIRTIEDALTKRYHRVKLKIKKGMDIAILEAVRDWFPHIPLTVDANANYTPSDEGLIGTMDGFNLAMIEQPYTYDDLYQHSLLQRKLSTSICLDESIKTIDDARTAMALGSCRIINIKQGRVGGLVNSRAIAEYVTKAGGSVWSGGMLETGLGRAVNLQLQTLPGFDAPGDTAETARFYREDIVEPSAALDTEGYIAVPPGVGIGVTVLEKRLQTFAIHHEVLFGIG, from the coding sequence GTGCTTAGAGATAGTGAAAAGGAGGAGGCGGTTATGATGGAAGAGTCTTTTGGGCGCGTGGATCGGATCGAGGTCTTTATCTTGAGAGTACCTCTAAACTTTCCTTTTGAGACAAGCTTTGGGGTGCAGAAGGAGAAAGAGGCGCTCATTGTCCGGGTTGATGCCGGGGGAGTGATCGGCTGGGGTGAGTGTGTAGCCACCTATGCACCGCTTTTCAACTACGAAACGACAAAAACAGCCCTCCACGTGATTAAGGAGTTCCTTGCCCCATCTCTTGCTAAGGCTGATACCCTGGCAGGTGTTTTCTCCGGTTTTCAACTGGTGCGAGGCCATTTAATGGCAAAAGCCGCGCTGGAGAATGCGCTCCTTGATGTGCTGGCCAGACAGAAGGGTATATCCCTCTCCGTCCTCCTGGGTGGAGAAAAAAAGACGAGAATCCCATCAGGTATCAGTATTGGAATAGCCAAAGATATTCCCGCACTTATCAGGACCATTGAAGATGCCCTGACGAAAAGGTATCATCGGGTCAAGCTGAAAATCAAAAAAGGAATGGATATCGCAATACTGGAAGCTGTGCGGGACTGGTTCCCACATATTCCCCTCACAGTTGACGCAAACGCAAATTACACGCCGTCAGATGAAGGGCTAATCGGGACAATGGACGGCTTCAACCTTGCCATGATAGAACAGCCCTATACCTACGATGATTTGTACCAACACTCCCTTCTTCAGAGAAAATTGAGTACATCGATCTGTCTGGATGAATCGATAAAGACCATAGATGATGCCCGAACCGCTATGGCACTCGGTAGCTGCCGTATAATCAACATCAAACAGGGACGGGTAGGAGGGCTTGTCAACAGCCGGGCAATTGCCGAATACGTGACAAAGGCAGGCGGATCCGTCTGGTCCGGTGGTATGTTGGAAACGGGCCTGGGGCGGGCGGTGAATCTTCAGCTTCAGACGCTGCCGGGTTTTGATGCACCAGGCGACACAGCAGAGACCGCACGATTTTACAGAGAGGATATCGTGGAACCATCGGCTGCGCTCGATACAGAGGGATACATTGCCGTTCCCCCGGGAGTTGGTATAGGCGTAACAGTTCTGGAGAAGCGGTTACAGACCTTCGCTATTCATCATGAGGTGCTCTTCGGGATAGGGTAG
- a CDS encoding FAD-binding protein, with amino-acid sequence MMKRVIVIGAGLAGMVAAIAAHEEGAQVILTDRGSIGLGTNTALAGGVFTGPTGGYDTEAYIKDTIRIGRMINNTSMVKLIAERASDAFDFLRSSGLPMMDFHSITAVRTPHLDHIPGLLLVKNMAEKVRKLDRVTIFPGFYVTDIIKDGNRACGVEGFNKKGEEVTLFAEAVIIAAGGAGAIYLVNDNQKNTMGQGYRLAAKAGLELFDMEFVQFYPLVLADKHLPSMILYPPFPEEVRLLDSSGEDILKKHSLGSLNEAIHTKRDLFSILLFEEASMGGVYADFSDIPLSLWDEYPQTLLAKLKFPVRTKPVPISPAAHFFMGGVKIDEGARTTITGLFACGEVAWGLHGANRRGGNALTECLVMGKIAGQNAAQLSESKVAMCKGKPDATAIGKNDIYNDNAHSPNKTSLMELRRNIREIAWNNAGVVRSENSLKEGLAAVEKINVQLYATVPRNVPEMRLKEDLLSASFVLKTILIASLGRKESRGSFQRKDFPYEDNLNWQKNSCLSYDPEREHFSLRYV; translated from the coding sequence ATGATGAAGAGGGTTATTGTAATCGGGGCCGGGCTTGCCGGGATGGTCGCAGCCATAGCAGCCCACGAAGAAGGGGCTCAAGTCATTTTGACTGACAGGGGTTCCATTGGCCTCGGGACAAATACAGCCTTAGCCGGCGGTGTTTTTACCGGGCCCACGGGAGGCTATGACACCGAAGCATACATAAAGGATACGATCCGGATTGGGAGAATGATTAACAATACGTCCATGGTAAAACTCATTGCAGAAAGGGCTTCGGACGCCTTCGATTTCCTCCGTTCTTCCGGGCTTCCCATGATGGATTTCCACAGCATCACGGCTGTGAGAACGCCACACCTCGATCATATTCCAGGACTTCTGCTTGTAAAAAATATGGCTGAGAAGGTAAGGAAACTCGACAGAGTTACAATATTCCCCGGGTTTTATGTCACGGATATTATCAAAGACGGCAACAGGGCATGCGGTGTAGAAGGCTTCAACAAAAAGGGAGAGGAGGTAACCCTTTTCGCTGAAGCCGTTATAATTGCTGCCGGTGGGGCAGGGGCGATCTATCTCGTTAATGACAACCAGAAAAATACCATGGGACAGGGTTACCGGCTTGCAGCAAAGGCAGGCCTTGAACTCTTTGACATGGAGTTTGTCCAGTTCTACCCTCTCGTGCTGGCTGATAAACACCTGCCATCAATGATTCTCTACCCTCCATTCCCCGAGGAAGTGCGCCTTCTTGATTCCTCGGGAGAGGACATTCTGAAAAAACATTCCCTCGGCAGTTTGAACGAAGCCATCCATACAAAAAGAGATCTGTTTTCCATCCTCCTCTTTGAAGAAGCTTCCATGGGGGGCGTATATGCGGACTTCAGTGATATACCTTTATCGCTTTGGGATGAATACCCCCAGACTCTCCTTGCAAAATTAAAATTCCCTGTTCGTACAAAACCTGTTCCCATCTCCCCTGCAGCCCACTTTTTCATGGGTGGAGTAAAAATTGATGAGGGTGCCAGGACAACAATCACCGGTCTTTTTGCCTGCGGAGAGGTTGCATGGGGGCTCCACGGGGCAAACAGAAGAGGCGGCAATGCCCTCACGGAATGCCTTGTCATGGGAAAAATTGCGGGACAGAACGCCGCACAATTATCTGAAAGTAAGGTTGCCATGTGCAAGGGAAAACCTGATGCAACAGCCATAGGAAAAAATGATATTTACAACGACAATGCTCACTCCCCCAACAAGACATCCCTCATGGAACTCCGCCGTAATATCAGAGAAATTGCCTGGAACAATGCAGGGGTTGTAAGATCTGAAAATAGCTTGAAAGAGGGATTGGCAGCCGTTGAAAAGATCAATGTACAGCTTTACGCAACTGTTCCACGCAATGTCCCTGAAATGAGGCTGAAAGAAGATCTTCTGAGCGCCTCTTTTGTCCTCAAAACAATACTCATTGCAAGCCTCGGCCGTAAGGAAAGCCGCGGCAGTTTTCAGCGTAAAGATTTCCCGTATGAAGACAATTTAAACTGGCAAAAAAATTCATGTCTCTCTTATGACCCTGAACGGGAACATTTTTCCTTACGTTATGTCTAA
- the amrS gene encoding AmmeMemoRadiSam system radical SAM enzyme, with the protein MREASFYEKLDDNKVHCHLCRHNCLIAESKRGICSVRENRSGILYSLVYGMPCSYHVDPIEKKPFFHFYPGSKAFSIATAGCNFRCLHCQNYEISQMPMDNTQIVGQKMSPQEVVELAQRSGCKSISYTYTEPTIFYEYAFDIAKLAKEKGIANNFVTNGYIQDEPLTAIKPFLDAANIDLKGFSEDFYRKVCGADLSRVLDTIRLYKKLGIWIELTTLIIPGHNDSEKELQGIAKFIKDELGAETPWHVSAFYPTYKLLDVNRTSPKALHRARQIGMEEGLRYVYEGNIPGSDGENTYCYNCNKPVIRRYGYSITDYNIKDGACTFCGATIGGIGL; encoded by the coding sequence ATCAGGGAAGCTTCATTCTATGAAAAACTTGACGACAATAAGGTACATTGTCATCTCTGCCGGCATAACTGCCTAATCGCCGAAAGTAAGCGTGGTATATGCAGTGTCAGAGAAAACAGGAGTGGCATCCTCTATTCTCTGGTTTATGGGATGCCCTGTTCCTATCATGTAGACCCCATTGAAAAAAAGCCTTTCTTCCATTTTTACCCCGGTTCTAAGGCCTTTTCCATTGCCACAGCGGGATGCAATTTTAGGTGCCTCCATTGCCAGAACTATGAAATCTCCCAGATGCCAATGGACAATACACAGATCGTCGGACAAAAAATGTCCCCACAAGAGGTGGTGGAGCTGGCGCAGAGGTCAGGATGCAAAAGCATATCCTATACCTACACCGAACCAACAATATTTTATGAATATGCCTTTGATATTGCTAAACTCGCCAAAGAAAAAGGGATTGCCAACAATTTTGTAACAAATGGCTATATTCAAGATGAGCCGCTCACTGCAATAAAACCGTTCCTCGATGCAGCTAATATCGACCTGAAGGGTTTCAGTGAAGACTTTTACAGAAAGGTTTGTGGCGCCGACCTCTCGCGTGTCCTCGACACGATAAGGCTTTACAAGAAACTTGGTATATGGATTGAGCTTACGACACTCATCATCCCCGGCCATAACGACAGTGAGAAAGAATTGCAGGGTATAGCCAAATTCATAAAGGATGAACTCGGCGCAGAAACCCCCTGGCACGTAAGCGCCTTTTATCCCACCTATAAACTCCTCGATGTGAACAGAACATCACCTAAAGCCCTTCACAGGGCACGTCAAATTGGCATGGAAGAAGGGTTACGGTACGTCTACGAAGGGAATATCCCCGGTTCAGATGGTGAAAATACCTATTGTTATAATTGCAATAAACCTGTCATAAGGCGCTACGGATATTCGATTACCGATTATAACATTAAGGATGGCGCCTGCACTTTCTGCGGGGCAACAATTGGCGGGATCGGGCTCTAA
- the lon gene encoding endopeptidase La, giving the protein MMESETFDIPTIIPLLPVRDMVMYPSVILPLFVGRDMSINAVEKSLSKDRLILVAAQKDLTDEDPLPERIYSVGVVSQIMRMLRLPDGRVKVLIQGLKKATVKEYVQETPTFLVRIEPIEEPIITEITLEIEALMRYVKEEMEKVVSMGRMVPPDILMVLDTIDEPGKLADIAAANLGIAVDKAQEILEIIDPILRLRKLSEILGKEIELLNMQAKILSQAKDEMTKSQRDYFLREQMKAIKNELGESDERTEEIEDLQKRIKKAKMPKDVEKEAKKQLDRLDMMHPDAMESSMIRTYVEWLVELPWSISTKDNIDIKPAKKVLDEDHYDLEKVKERILEFLSVLKLKGEIKGPILCFVGPPGVGKTSLGKSIARAVGRKFTRISLGGVRDEAEIRGHRRTYVGSMPGRIIQSIKQAGANNPVFMMDEIDKLGNDFRGDPASALLEVLDPEQNNSFSDHYLNLPFDLSKVMFITTANRIDTIPSALKDRMEVIDIAGYTEKEKLVIAKKYLIPKQLNENGLKEKNLAFADHGIAKIILDYTREAGLRSLERKIAAIGRKAARKIAEGDKRKIVVTTKNLHTFLGPSKYLPESDSELDSIGVVSGLAWTEFGGDVLYIEASCRKGKKDLTLTGNMGDVMKESVQAALTYIKSKAEALGINGDIFDTLEMHVHTPQGAIPKDGPSAGITMAVAMISAITKRHVNRKIAMTGEITLTGRVLPIGGLKEKTLAALRARIETIILPDENMGELVEIPGYVKKKIKFVPVKNMDEVVKAIFGEK; this is encoded by the coding sequence ATGATGGAAAGCGAAACATTTGATATACCTACGATCATACCACTTCTCCCTGTGAGAGATATGGTCATGTATCCTTCAGTTATTCTCCCACTGTTTGTGGGGAGAGACATGTCTATCAACGCCGTGGAAAAATCTTTATCCAAGGACAGGTTGATCCTTGTAGCCGCGCAAAAGGATTTGACCGACGAAGACCCACTGCCGGAAAGGATATACTCCGTGGGTGTGGTCTCACAGATCATGAGGATGCTGAGACTCCCCGACGGGAGGGTAAAGGTTCTTATTCAGGGATTAAAAAAGGCCACTGTCAAGGAATATGTCCAGGAAACCCCTACTTTTTTAGTCAGGATAGAACCCATTGAGGAGCCTATCATCACCGAGATTACCCTCGAAATCGAAGCACTTATGCGTTATGTGAAGGAAGAGATGGAGAAGGTTGTTTCAATGGGCAGAATGGTACCCCCTGATATACTCATGGTTCTCGACACCATTGATGAGCCGGGAAAACTTGCCGACATTGCAGCCGCCAACCTCGGGATTGCAGTCGATAAGGCCCAGGAAATCCTCGAAATAATAGACCCGATTTTACGCCTGAGAAAGCTCTCGGAAATCCTCGGGAAAGAGATAGAACTCCTGAATATGCAGGCCAAGATACTCTCACAGGCAAAAGACGAGATGACAAAGAGCCAGAGGGATTATTTCCTGAGAGAGCAGATGAAGGCAATCAAAAACGAGCTCGGAGAAAGCGACGAGAGGACTGAAGAGATAGAAGACCTGCAGAAACGGATAAAAAAGGCGAAGATGCCCAAAGACGTTGAAAAAGAGGCAAAGAAACAGCTCGACCGGCTCGACATGATGCACCCTGACGCCATGGAATCCTCCATGATAAGGACGTATGTCGAATGGCTTGTAGAGCTTCCATGGAGCATATCAACAAAAGACAACATTGATATAAAACCGGCGAAGAAAGTGCTCGACGAAGATCATTATGACCTTGAAAAGGTAAAGGAGAGGATCCTTGAGTTCTTAAGCGTCTTGAAGCTGAAAGGAGAAATAAAAGGACCCATTCTCTGTTTTGTGGGACCTCCCGGTGTGGGAAAGACATCTCTCGGAAAATCGATTGCCAGGGCGGTAGGGCGAAAATTCACGAGAATCTCTCTGGGTGGCGTTAGAGATGAGGCTGAGATAAGGGGCCACAGGAGGACATACGTGGGCTCCATGCCGGGAAGAATAATCCAGAGCATCAAACAGGCCGGCGCAAACAATCCTGTGTTCATGATGGACGAGATTGACAAGCTTGGTAACGACTTCAGGGGAGACCCTGCAAGCGCCCTGCTTGAAGTACTCGACCCTGAGCAGAACAATTCATTCAGCGACCACTACCTTAACCTACCCTTTGACCTCTCGAAGGTCATGTTCATCACAACGGCAAACAGGATTGATACCATACCCTCTGCCCTGAAAGACAGGATGGAGGTCATAGATATAGCGGGGTATACGGAGAAGGAAAAGCTTGTTATCGCTAAAAAATACCTTATTCCGAAACAGCTCAATGAGAATGGACTGAAGGAAAAGAACCTCGCATTTGCAGACCACGGCATTGCAAAAATCATACTGGACTATACGCGTGAAGCCGGCTTGCGAAGTCTTGAAAGGAAGATTGCCGCCATCGGAAGAAAAGCAGCACGAAAAATTGCAGAAGGTGATAAACGAAAAATTGTGGTGACAACTAAAAACCTCCATACATTCTTAGGACCCTCAAAATATCTTCCTGAAAGCGATTCAGAACTCGATTCTATCGGTGTAGTGAGTGGCCTTGCATGGACAGAATTCGGCGGTGATGTCCTCTACATCGAGGCATCATGCAGAAAAGGGAAAAAAGACCTGACCCTCACCGGCAACATGGGTGACGTAATGAAGGAATCCGTACAGGCAGCCCTGACCTACATCAAATCCAAAGCTGAAGCGCTCGGCATCAACGGAGATATCTTCGATACGCTTGAGATGCACGTGCACACCCCTCAGGGGGCAATTCCTAAAGATGGTCCATCGGCAGGTATCACCATGGCCGTTGCCATGATAAGCGCCATTACAAAAAGGCATGTGAACAGAAAGATTGCCATGACAGGAGAGATTACCCTCACCGGAAGGGTTTTACCCATAGGCGGCCTGAAAGAGAAAACGCTCGCCGCCCTCCGGGCACGAATAGAGACAATCATTCTACCCGATGAAAATATGGGAGAACTCGTTGAAATACCCGGATATGTGAAGAAAAAAATCAAGTTCGTGCCTGTGAAAAATATGGATGAAGTGGTAAAGGCTATTTTCGGAGAAAAATAA
- a CDS encoding ATP-binding protein codes for MELFRLRLPNRVNLLRVARAAARAAGEEFRFPEKTTGGMELVVEEAASNVLRHAYSPNEEAYYYVSASLEGDALVFRVQDKGMPMDSFDLPQYDPLNPDSKGLGTYLMKTYCDGFRYLNLGKEGKAFEFLFHLPREGIGYTAEPVQTGQEPMHITDKDMVIRPFLDEDAPQVARCVYQAYRYSYLRDFLYIPEQLIRVNRSGEIRSIVAVLADGSVIGHIALMMGQNRRIAESGQAFVSPLVRGAGIYKRLKQAAIDYGTQWGLDGYYALTVTVHPYTQKVNLEFGARESGIHLSYSPAGTQFEGIKGKVTQRIPVVIFYGAFHEECMRRIFVPPHHRAMITRIYENLNIPVEVSDSEPVDQDYNNERTVFDFKVNQNGARAYVHIRAPGRDLSREMRNLLRLFHDQGIELVLAELPLGHPSVAIATANLEALGFFFSGVLPHGFEESDALCLQYLRIPELRTDNITIYSPFSRELLDYMLREAKGRVTVINEEKEGEGV; via the coding sequence ATGGAACTTTTTCGTTTGAGACTGCCAAACCGCGTTAATTTGCTTAGGGTTGCCAGGGCGGCTGCGCGTGCAGCAGGCGAGGAGTTTCGTTTCCCTGAGAAGACCACGGGAGGGATGGAGCTGGTTGTCGAGGAAGCTGCGTCGAATGTGCTTCGTCATGCATACAGTCCCAACGAGGAAGCCTATTATTATGTTTCGGCCTCCCTCGAGGGGGACGCCCTTGTCTTCCGGGTACAGGATAAAGGTATGCCCATGGACAGCTTCGACCTTCCTCAATACGATCCCTTAAACCCGGACTCTAAGGGCCTCGGCACCTACCTCATGAAAACCTATTGCGACGGCTTCCGGTATCTGAACCTGGGCAAGGAAGGCAAGGCCTTCGAGTTTCTTTTTCATCTTCCCCGCGAAGGGATCGGGTATACGGCCGAGCCTGTCCAAACGGGCCAGGAGCCGATGCATATTACTGATAAGGATATGGTAATCCGTCCTTTCTTAGACGAGGATGCCCCTCAGGTGGCGCGTTGTGTATACCAGGCATACCGGTACTCCTATCTCAGGGATTTTCTCTATATACCCGAGCAACTCATCAGGGTGAATCGTTCTGGTGAGATTCGGAGCATTGTGGCCGTCCTGGCCGACGGGTCTGTCATTGGTCATATTGCCCTTATGATGGGGCAGAACCGGAGAATTGCAGAGTCAGGACAGGCCTTTGTGTCGCCCCTTGTTCGCGGCGCCGGCATTTACAAGAGACTGAAACAGGCTGCCATAGACTATGGCACACAGTGGGGTCTCGACGGATACTATGCGCTTACCGTAACCGTTCATCCTTATACCCAGAAGGTGAATCTCGAATTTGGCGCCCGCGAGTCAGGGATCCATCTTTCCTACAGCCCGGCAGGAACACAGTTTGAAGGTATCAAGGGGAAGGTGACCCAGAGGATTCCTGTTGTTATCTTTTATGGTGCCTTTCATGAAGAATGTATGAGACGCATCTTTGTACCACCCCATCACCGCGCCATGATCACGAGGATATATGAGAATCTGAATATCCCTGTGGAGGTAAGCGATTCAGAGCCGGTAGATCAGGACTATAACAACGAAAGAACGGTCTTCGACTTTAAGGTAAACCAGAATGGCGCCAGGGCCTATGTACATATCAGGGCTCCCGGCAGGGACCTTTCCCGGGAGATGCGGAACCTCCTGCGCCTTTTCCATGATCAGGGCATAGAACTTGTTCTCGCCGAGTTGCCCCTTGGTCATCCCTCGGTGGCCATTGCTACGGCAAACCTTGAGGCCCTTGGTTTCTTTTTCTCAGGGGTTTTGCCTCATGGCTTTGAAGAGAGCGATGCCCTCTGTTTGCAGTATCTCAGAATACCAGAGTTAAGAACAGACAACATTACTATCTACTCGCCTTTTTCGCGCGAACTCCTTGATTATATGCTGCGAGAGGCAAAGGGGCGCGTAACAGTGATTAACGAAGAAAAGGAAGGTGAAGGGGTATAG